The proteins below are encoded in one region of Bacillus vallismortis:
- the vpr gene encoding serine protease Vpr produces MKNGIIRFLLLSFILFFTLSTGLTGVQAAPAASKTSADLEKAEIFGDIDMTTSKKTTVIVELKEKSLAEAKEAGESQTKSKLKTARSKAKNKAVKAVKNGKVNREYEQVFSGFSMKLPANEIPKLLAVKDVKAVYPNVTYQTDNLKDKDVTISEDAVSPQMDDSAPYIGANDAWDLGYTGKGVKVAIIDTGVEYNHPDLKKNFGQYKGYDFVDNDYDPRETPTGDPRGGATEHGTHVAGTVAANGTIKGVAPDATLLAYRVLGPGGSGTTENVIAGVERAVQDGADVMNLSLGNSINNPDWATSTALDWAMSEGVVAVTSNGNSGPNSWTVGSPGTSREAISVGATQLPINEYAVTFGSYSSAKVMGYDKENDVKALNNKEVELVEAGIGEAKDFEGKDLTGKVAVVKRGSIAFVEKADNAKKAGAIGMVVYNNLSGEIEADVPGMSVPTIKLSLEDGEKLVSAMKAGETKATFRLSVSKALGEQIADFSSRGPVMDTWMIKPDISAPGVNIVSTIPTHDPNNPYGYGSKQGTSMASPHIAGAVAVIKQAKPKWSVEQIKAAIMNTAVTLKDGDGEVYPHNAQGAGSARIMSAIKADSLVSPGSYSYGTFLKENGKETKKETFTIENQSSIRKSYTLEYSFNGSGISTSGTSRVVIPAHKTGKATAKVKVNTKKTKAGTYEGTVIVREGGKTVAKVPTLLVVKEPDYPRVTSVSVSEGTAQGTYQIETYLPAGAEELAFLVYDSNLDFAGQAGIYKNQGKGYQYFDWDGTINDGTKLPAGEYYLLAYAANKGKSSQVLTEEPFTVE; encoded by the coding sequence TTGAAGAATGGGATCATTCGCTTTCTGCTACTAAGTTTCATTTTATTTTTCACGTTATCCACAGGCTTGACAGGCGTACAGGCAGCTCCAGCTGCTTCAAAAACGTCGGCTGACCTGGAAAAAGCCGAGATATTCGGTGATATCGACATGACAACAAGCAAAAAAACAACCGTAATCGTGGAGTTAAAAGAAAAATCCTTGGCAGAGGCGAAGGAAGCGGGCGAAAGCCAAACGAAAAGCAAGCTGAAAACCGCTCGCAGCAAAGCAAAAAACAAAGCCGTTAAAGCGGTGAAAAACGGGAAAGTAAACCGGGAATATGAGCAGGTATTCTCAGGCTTTTCTATGAAACTTCCAGCTAATGAAATTCCAAAACTTCTCGCGGTAAAAGACGTAAAAGCCGTATATCCGAACGTCACATATCAAACAGACAATCTAAAGGATAAAGACGTCACAATCTCCGAGGATGCCGTATCTCCGCAAATGGATGACAGCGCGCCGTATATCGGAGCAAACGACGCATGGGATTTAGGCTACACAGGAAAAGGCGTCAAGGTAGCCATTATTGATACCGGGGTTGAATACAATCACCCTGATCTGAAGAAAAACTTCGGACAATATAAAGGATACGATTTTGTAGACAATGATTACGATCCAAGGGAAACACCAACTGGCGATCCAAGGGGCGGTGCCACGGAACACGGAACACATGTAGCCGGTACTGTGGCCGCAAACGGAACGATTAAAGGGGTTGCCCCTGATGCCACACTTCTCGCTTACCGCGTGTTAGGCCCTGGCGGAAGCGGCACAACGGAAAACGTCATTGCCGGCGTGGAACGTGCAGTCCAAGACGGTGCAGATGTGATGAACCTGTCTCTCGGAAACTCTATAAACAATCCGGACTGGGCGACAAGCACAGCGCTTGACTGGGCCATGTCAGAAGGCGTTGTCGCGGTTACATCGAACGGCAACAGCGGACCAAACAGCTGGACAGTCGGATCGCCGGGCACATCAAGAGAAGCGATTTCTGTCGGTGCGACTCAACTCCCGATCAATGAATACGCCGTCACATTCGGCTCCTACTCTTCAGCAAAAGTGATGGGCTATGACAAAGAGAATGACGTTAAAGCGCTCAATAACAAAGAAGTTGAGCTTGTCGAAGCGGGAATCGGCGAAGCAAAGGACTTTGAAGGAAAAGATCTGACAGGCAAAGTCGCCGTTGTCAAACGGGGCAGCATTGCGTTTGTGGAAAAAGCGGACAATGCGAAAAAAGCCGGCGCCATCGGCATGGTTGTGTATAACAACCTCTCTGGAGAAATTGAAGCCGACGTGCCAGGCATGTCTGTGCCAACGATTAAACTGTCATTAGAAGACGGTGAAAAACTCGTCAGTGCCATGAAAGCTGGTGAAACAAAAGCAACATTCAGGTTAAGTGTTTCAAAAGCGCTCGGTGAGCAAATCGCTGATTTCTCATCACGCGGCCCTGTTATGGATACGTGGATGATCAAGCCTGATATTTCCGCACCAGGCGTCAATATCGTCAGCACCATCCCGACACACGATCCTAACAACCCATACGGGTACGGATCAAAACAAGGAACAAGCATGGCTTCACCTCATATTGCCGGAGCGGTTGCCGTTATCAAACAAGCCAAACCAAAGTGGAGCGTTGAACAGATCAAAGCCGCGATCATGAATACCGCTGTCACCTTAAAGGACGGCGACGGAGAAGTGTATCCGCATAACGCACAAGGTGCGGGGAGCGCGAGAATCATGAGCGCGATCAAAGCCGACTCACTCGTCTCACCTGGAAGCTATTCATACGGCACATTCTTGAAGGAAAACGGAAAAGAAACGAAAAAAGAAACGTTTACGATTGAAAACCAATCTTCCATTAGAAAGTCATACACACTTGAATACTCATTTAACGGCAGCGGCATCTCCACATCCGGCACAAGCCGGGTTGTGATTCCGGCACATAAAACCGGAAAAGCCACTGCAAAAGTAAAGGTCAATACAAAGAAAACAAAAGCTGGCACCTATGAAGGAACCGTTATTGTCAGAGAAGGCGGAAAAACCGTCGCTAAAGTGCCTACATTGCTGGTCGTCAAAGAGCCGGATTATCCGAGAGTCACCTCTGTCTCCGTCAGCGAAGGAACAGCACAAGGCACCTATCAAATTGAAACCTACCTTCCAGCGGGAGCAGAAGAGTTGGCGTTCCTCGTTTATGACAGCAACCTTGATTTTGCAGGCCAAGCCGGCATCTATAAAAACCAAGGGAAGGGCTATCAGTACTTTGACTGGGACGGCACGATCAATGACGGAACAAAGCTTCCAGCCGGAGAATACTATTTGCTCGCCTATGCCGCAAACAAAGGGAAATCAAGCCAGGTTCTGACCGAAGAGCCTTTTACCGTGGAATAA
- the sacT gene encoding sac operon transcriptional antiterminator SacT: MKIYKVLNNNAALIKEDDQEKIVMGPGIAFQKKKNDLIPMNKVEKIFVVHDENEKFKQILQTLPEEHIEIAEDIISHAEGELAAPLSDHIHIALSDHLSFAIERVQNGLLVQNKLLHEIKALYKKEYGIGLWAIRHVKETLGVSLPEDEAGYIALHIHTAKMDADSMYSALKHTTMIKEMIEKIENYFNRKVDENSISYQRLVTHLRYAVSRLESNEALHHMDEEMLYFIQKKYSFAYQCALELAEFLKNEYQLHLPESEAGYITLHVQRLQDLSE; the protein is encoded by the coding sequence TTGAAAATCTATAAGGTGTTAAACAACAATGCGGCTTTAATAAAAGAGGATGATCAGGAAAAAATCGTCATGGGACCGGGAATCGCATTTCAAAAAAAGAAAAATGATCTCATTCCTATGAATAAAGTGGAAAAGATCTTTGTCGTGCACGACGAGAATGAAAAGTTTAAGCAAATCCTGCAAACGCTGCCGGAGGAGCATATTGAAATCGCTGAGGATATCATCAGCCATGCAGAAGGGGAGCTAGCGGCGCCGCTAAGCGACCACATTCATATCGCGCTTTCTGACCATTTGTCCTTTGCGATCGAAAGGGTTCAAAATGGGCTGCTTGTGCAGAATAAATTGCTGCATGAGATAAAGGCGCTCTATAAAAAAGAATATGGGATCGGACTGTGGGCGATCCGACATGTAAAAGAGACATTGGGCGTGTCCCTGCCTGAAGATGAAGCGGGTTATATTGCCCTCCACATCCATACGGCGAAGATGGATGCGGATAGCATGTATTCAGCGCTGAAGCATACGACCATGATTAAAGAAATGATAGAAAAAATAGAAAACTACTTTAATCGAAAGGTGGATGAAAACAGCATTTCCTATCAACGCCTTGTCACGCATTTGCGATACGCGGTCAGCCGGTTGGAATCAAATGAAGCGCTCCATCATATGGACGAGGAGATGCTTTATTTCATCCAAAAAAAGTATTCATTTGCCTATCAATGTGCGCTGGAGCTGGCGGAGTTTTTGAAAAATGAATATCAATTGCATTTGCCGGAGTCCGAGGCCGGCTATATCACGCTGCATGTCCAGCGTCTTCAAGATCTCTCGGAATAA
- a CDS encoding formate/nitrite transporter family protein, producing the protein METQALQKVEQYALQKQNIFVSSKMRYVLRSILASMFIGFGITAASKTGSYFFIADSPFAFPAAAVTFGAAILLIAYGGGDLFTGNTFYFTYTALRKKLRWRDTLYLWMTSYAGNLIGAILFAILISATGLFKEASVHSFLIHLAAHKMEPSASELFFRGMLCNWLVCLAFFIPMSLKGEGAKLFTMMLFVFCFFISGFEHSIANMCTFAISLLIEHPDTVTLTGAVRNLIPVTLGNLAAGMVMMGWMYYKLNPDK; encoded by the coding sequence ATGGAAACTCAAGCATTGCAAAAGGTTGAACAGTACGCTTTACAAAAACAAAATATATTTGTTTCCAGCAAAATGCGTTATGTGCTCAGATCTATTTTGGCCAGCATGTTTATCGGTTTCGGCATTACAGCCGCAAGCAAAACAGGCAGCTATTTCTTCATCGCTGATTCTCCGTTTGCCTTTCCGGCAGCCGCTGTCACATTCGGGGCAGCTATTCTGCTGATTGCTTACGGCGGCGGGGATTTATTTACCGGCAATACCTTTTATTTCACCTATACCGCACTTCGAAAAAAACTTCGCTGGCGGGACACCCTGTACTTGTGGATGACAAGCTATGCCGGCAATTTAATTGGCGCCATCCTATTTGCCATTCTGATTAGCGCGACAGGACTTTTTAAGGAGGCTTCTGTTCACTCCTTTTTGATTCATCTGGCAGCGCACAAAATGGAGCCGTCCGCTTCCGAACTGTTTTTCAGAGGAATGCTGTGCAATTGGCTTGTGTGCCTCGCCTTTTTCATCCCGATGTCTCTCAAAGGAGAAGGAGCCAAGCTGTTTACCATGATGCTTTTTGTTTTCTGCTTCTTTATTTCCGGTTTTGAGCACAGCATTGCCAATATGTGCACATTCGCCATCTCACTTTTGATCGAGCACCCTGATACAGTGACACTGACGGGAGCGGTCAGAAACTTAATTCCTGTTACACTCGGAAATCTGGCCGCTGGAATGGTCATGATGGGATGGATGTACTACAAGCTCAATCCCGATAAATAA